In Pleurocapsa sp. PCC 7319, the following are encoded in one genomic region:
- a CDS encoding ion channel, producing the protein MLPPPNPRKRPYLTKNQGKYSPGPLSDRNLSKFRINFHDGRFEIPGAEAWYNYLQEPYYLLLTIPWWGFLLLMTLSYVAINVIFAIAYLAGGDCIENATPGSLGDAFFFSVQTLTSIGYGSMYPTTTYADIVVTTEALIGITGIALMTGLAFTKFSQPTARVLFSQVATISNYNDIPTLMLRAANQRRNQIIKAEMRIYLMRDEVSTEGEYMRRFYLLKLLRNQTPRFTLSWTIMHQIDESSPLWGATAESLAQTKAMLVVSLSGIDETVAQPIHAPYSYAASDILWGHRFSEIIHQTPEGHHFIDFTDFHDTKPLD; encoded by the coding sequence ATGCTACCTCCACCAAATCCCAGAAAAAGACCTTATTTGACAAAAAATCAAGGCAAATATTCTCCAGGGCCCCTAAGCGATCGCAATTTATCCAAATTTCGAATTAATTTTCATGATGGACGCTTTGAAATCCCTGGTGCAGAAGCTTGGTATAACTATTTGCAAGAACCATATTATTTGCTTCTAACTATTCCTTGGTGGGGTTTTTTACTGTTAATGACTTTGTCCTATGTAGCAATTAACGTTATCTTTGCTATTGCATACCTAGCAGGAGGAGATTGTATCGAAAATGCTACTCCTGGTTCATTGGGAGATGCCTTTTTCTTTAGCGTGCAAACTTTAACTTCCATTGGCTACGGCTCAATGTATCCCACCACTACTTACGCAGATATTGTAGTTACAACAGAAGCCTTGATAGGAATTACGGGAATTGCTCTAATGACTGGATTGGCTTTTACCAAATTTTCCCAACCAACGGCGAGAGTGTTATTTAGTCAGGTAGCTACTATATCTAATTACAATGATATTCCTACTCTGATGCTGAGGGCGGCCAATCAACGCCGTAACCAAATAATTAAAGCCGAAATGCGGATCTATTTGATGCGAGATGAAGTCAGCACTGAGGGGGAATATATGCGCCGATTTTACCTGCTCAAGCTATTACGTAACCAAACACCTAGATTTACTCTGAGCTGGACAATCATGCATCAAATTGATGAAAGTAGTCCTTTGTGGGGTGCTACTGCTGAATCTTTGGCACAAACTAAAGCTATGCTGGTGGTTTCGTTAAGCGGTATTGATGAGACTGTCGCCCAACCTATTCATGCTCCCTATTCTTATGCTGCAAGCGATATACTTTGGGGACATCGTTTTTCAGAGATCATTCATCAAACCCCTGAAGGACATCACTTCATAGACTTCACTGACTTTCACGACACCAAACCTTTAGATTGA
- the sufU gene encoding Fe-S cluster assembly sulfur transfer protein SufU — protein sequence MNTNLKDRRLYQQVILSHSKNPRNFGQTNPVDSYQKRENLYCGDRIEITIAWDRQTQKIADLKFQGSGCALCLASADLMIEAVKGKTVEETLAIVEHFHQVMLGQAELNPSLNKLKAIEGVKRYPIKIKCTTLPWHTLKAAIINFV from the coding sequence ATGAATACTAATCTCAAAGATCGACGTTTATATCAACAGGTAATTTTATCTCACTCTAAAAACCCTCGTAATTTCGGTCAGACTAACCCAGTTGATTCGTATCAAAAAAGGGAAAATCTTTATTGCGGAGATAGGATAGAAATAACCATTGCTTGGGATCGTCAAACTCAAAAAATTGCCGATCTTAAATTTCAGGGTTCGGGCTGTGCATTATGTCTTGCCTCTGCTGATTTGATGATCGAGGCAGTCAAAGGAAAAACTGTTGAGGAAACGTTGGCAATAGTCGAACATTTTCATCAAGTAATGTTAGGTCAAGCAGAATTAAATCCCTCCTTAAATAAATTAAAAGCAATAGAAGGTGTCAAACGCTATCCGATTAAGATTAAATGTACTACTTTACCTTGGCATACACTGAAAGCAGCAATTATTAATTTCGTATAG
- a CDS encoding Coq4 family protein, with the protein MKIDFKKLYLASKISKNSERAGDFALLKSDALGVRANPEIKAKMTLVKKYYPAINLEELSQLPLGTFGHEYALHMQKNKLKPLKISSEFSEIADSNVFALRYAVTHDIFHVLLGFDTSYAGEIGVLAFATEQNYSRSLKLGLLFAILLYPVLAPNQLKVIFANLRKGKQMARKANFLLNYRFEDYWAKPITVLRYELNLS; encoded by the coding sequence ATGAAAATCGATTTTAAAAAACTATATCTTGCCTCTAAAATCTCAAAAAATTCTGAAAGAGCAGGAGATTTTGCACTGTTAAAGTCTGATGCACTGGGCGTACGAGCGAACCCTGAAATAAAAGCAAAGATGACGCTGGTGAAAAAATATTATCCAGCGATAAATCTGGAAGAACTTAGTCAATTACCATTAGGAACATTTGGTCATGAATATGCCCTTCATATGCAAAAAAATAAGCTAAAACCTTTGAAAATTAGTTCAGAATTTTCAGAGATTGCCGACAGCAATGTATTTGCTTTAAGATATGCTGTAACTCACGATATATTTCATGTTTTGTTGGGATTTGACACCAGTTATGCTGGTGAAATTGGAGTATTAGCATTTGCTACAGAACAAAACTATAGTAGATCACTTAAACTAGGCTTGTTATTTGCTATTTTACTTTACCCTGTTTTAGCTCCGAATCAATTGAAAGTCATATTCGCCAATCTCCGTAAAGGGAAACAGATGGCAAGGAAAGCAAATTTTTTACTAAATTATCGTTTTGAAGACTACTGGGCAAAACCAATTACAGTACTTCGGTACGAACTAAATTTATCATAA
- the rppA gene encoding two-component system response regulator RppA, with protein MLILLVEDDPAQLEPLQVALTQIGHIVDAVLDGETAIWLIKEKDYDLLILDWMLPKVSGVDICRQYRNLGNAAPVLMLTAKDTTTDKVKGLDAGADDYLVKPVDVLELLARVRALGRRSPLWQGDTLSLADLKLNLTSLSLERGKVQIQLSVREFQLMEYLMRHPQQVLSRDQIEQALWSWGSEPESNAVTTLVRRLRQRLTAVGAKDWLETVYGIGYRLKNEG; from the coding sequence ATGTTAATTCTGTTAGTCGAAGACGATCCAGCACAGTTAGAACCTTTACAAGTAGCATTAACTCAGATTGGACATATAGTTGATGCCGTCTTGGATGGAGAGACGGCAATTTGGTTAATTAAGGAGAAAGATTACGATCTGTTGATCCTAGATTGGATGTTACCTAAAGTTAGTGGCGTGGATATCTGCCGTCAATATCGTAATTTGGGTAATGCTGCACCAGTATTAATGCTAACTGCCAAGGATACAACAACGGATAAGGTAAAAGGTTTAGATGCAGGAGCTGATGATTATCTAGTCAAGCCGGTGGATGTTTTAGAATTACTGGCAAGAGTAAGAGCTTTGGGTAGAAGATCCCCCTTATGGCAAGGAGATACTCTATCATTAGCAGATTTAAAGCTTAATTTGACCAGTTTAAGCTTAGAACGAGGAAAAGTACAAATTCAACTTTCAGTTAGGGAATTTCAACTGATGGAATATCTCATGCGTCATCCTCAGCAAGTGTTATCTCGTGATCAAATAGAGCAGGCGCTTTGGAGTTGGGGAAGCGAACCGGAAAGTAATGCCGTAACTACTTTGGTCAGAAGATTGCGACAGCGACTTACAGCAGTAGGCGCAAAAGATTGGTTGGAAACAGTTTATGGAATAGGTTATCGCTTAAAGAATGAAGGATGA
- a CDS encoding cell wall metabolism sensor histidine kinase WalK: MFEFDRSRHRLAYLFALSMGSILILFAFTVYQRQVKEQMREFDTQVYSQAKKIAALTTYQKQKQSWQIDTDNVSLSNPEIPNESKIVYIRWYDYQKNLLQFIGKCPPRKSSLTVGWQTLQYKCNHNGHTKQKNLRKFTLPLKYEQSLVGYLQVAVSLEPLRDSLSRSRLFFALGVPITLGFTGIAGWILGGLAMQPIKRSYEQLQRFTADASHELRAPVAAILSNAQVGLLSPPGNNQQPRQRLQNIVTQSKYMGALIANLLFLARHQGKLNPQDLMKVDILKLSDSLANKYESLAREKSLLFKLDAPQTSPEIYGDRDLLQQAIGNLLDNAIKYTHAEGKVALKLEVKPRRILITVQDTGIGIPPSDLPYIFDRFYRVDKARTRQTGGFGLGLAIAQQIIQAHNGKIRVESELGVGTTFQICLPIRN; the protein is encoded by the coding sequence ATGTTTGAGTTTGATCGTTCTCGTCATCGTCTAGCTTATTTATTTGCTCTCTCAATGGGAAGCATTTTAATTCTGTTCGCTTTTACGGTTTATCAGCGTCAAGTAAAAGAACAGATGCGAGAATTTGATACTCAAGTTTATTCCCAAGCCAAAAAAATTGCTGCACTAACAACTTATCAAAAACAAAAGCAAAGCTGGCAGATCGATACAGATAATGTATCTTTGTCCAATCCCGAAATCCCCAATGAATCGAAAATAGTTTATATTCGTTGGTACGATTACCAGAAAAATCTTTTACAGTTTATTGGGAAATGTCCTCCTCGAAAGTCTTCCCTGACAGTTGGATGGCAAACCCTACAATACAAATGCAATCATAACGGTCATACTAAACAAAAAAATCTGCGTAAATTTACTCTTCCTTTGAAATACGAGCAATCTTTAGTGGGCTATTTACAAGTTGCAGTTTCTCTTGAACCTCTTCGAGACTCACTATCGCGATCGCGTTTATTTTTTGCTTTGGGAGTGCCAATTACCCTCGGTTTTACTGGTATAGCAGGCTGGATTCTTGGTGGCTTGGCAATGCAGCCTATTAAACGTTCCTATGAACAATTACAACGTTTTACTGCTGATGCATCCCACGAATTACGGGCTCCAGTAGCAGCAATTCTCAGCAATGCCCAAGTTGGTTTACTCTCTCCCCCGGGGAATAATCAACAACCCCGCCAACGTTTGCAAAATATCGTCACTCAAAGTAAATATATGGGTGCTTTAATTGCTAATTTACTATTTTTGGCTCGTCATCAAGGAAAATTAAACCCTCAAGATCTGATGAAAGTTGACATCTTAAAACTGTCAGACTCCTTAGCTAATAAGTATGAATCTTTAGCACGAGAAAAAAGCCTCCTATTTAAACTTGATGCACCACAAACATCTCCAGAAATTTACGGCGATCGCGATCTTCTACAACAGGCTATTGGTAATTTACTGGACAACGCAATTAAATATACTCATGCAGAAGGTAAGGTTGCATTGAAATTGGAAGTCAAACCCCGTCGTATTTTAATTACGGTTCAAGATACTGGTATTGGTATACCGCCATCCGATTTACCTTATATCTTTGATCGCTTTTATCGAGTAGATAAAGCCCGCACCAGACAAACAGGGGGGTTTGGTTTAGGATTAGCGATCGCTCAACAAATTATTCAGGCTCACAATGGCAAGATTAGGGTTGAGAGTGAACTAGGAGTTGGAACTACGTTTCAGATTTGTTTACCTATACGAAATTAA
- a CDS encoding NTP transferase domain-containing protein, whose protein sequence is MNQAKVGLILLAAGESRRMGTPKQLLNYKGCSLILHATKEAVASRCYPIMVVLGAYSDRIKPQIANLPVYFCQNDHWQQGMSTSISVGIQTLTAIEPDLNAVIIALGDQPLINTHIYNSLIENYLESGQKAIASTYADTLGVPTLFNQTLFPDLLSMTSKGGAKKLLQKYSDRRFNLNVPQAAIDIDTPDDYQKLLSYEY, encoded by the coding sequence TTGAATCAAGCTAAAGTTGGACTAATTTTGTTAGCTGCTGGGGAATCGAGAAGAATGGGAACGCCCAAGCAGTTGTTGAATTACAAAGGATGTAGTTTAATTCTCCATGCTACTAAAGAAGCAGTTGCTTCTCGTTGCTATCCAATTATGGTGGTTCTTGGTGCCTACAGCGATCGCATTAAACCCCAAATAGCCAACTTACCCGTTTATTTCTGTCAAAATGATCATTGGCAGCAAGGAATGAGTACTTCTATTTCCGTTGGCATACAAACATTAACTGCGATTGAACCCGACCTAAATGCAGTTATCATTGCTCTAGGAGATCAACCTTTAATTAATACTCATATCTACAATTCCTTGATCGAAAATTATCTCGAATCTGGACAAAAGGCGATCGCTTCAACCTATGCTGATACTCTGGGGGTACCAACTCTATTCAATCAAACTCTTTTCCCAGATCTACTCAGTATGACCAGTAAAGGAGGTGCCAAAAAACTATTACAAAAATATAGCGATCGCCGATTTAATCTCAATGTGCCTCAAGCAGCGATCGATATCGATACCCCTGACGACTATCAAAAATTACTTTCTTATGAATACTAA